One window from the genome of Prinia subflava isolate CZ2003 ecotype Zambia chromosome 2, Cam_Psub_1.2, whole genome shotgun sequence encodes:
- the LOC134564143 gene encoding interferon-induced very large GTPase 1-like has translation MALQQDTQEGDTKAQLLAEELEKEGLDAAYWLPKVMQIVGIKCREALQHLEYKDYIRLECEVQHPWEKKALQKLMKITNDKMCEELQKKNSEKTKQRQEVAKQALNDLTEMLNSHSHSQDAVREKAETLWQAMEIPKEFWPPPKKPLADMLESIQKQLEQQELSAVTMESIPDTELLQRASGGLALQGIYRSSRPEDVLAKREQLLRVPEGFQLTGLEQGSLLERKEFSSSAAESTFTKSMEQLGFSVSVSAKASFWCVHLGAGVDYSSSSQSQDTHQSCSEQSYFCTSMYQYIPLASCYFQRHQLRLSDAALQELQDMEQLLSVTQEDKAPLLNRCERFFSRFGSHINEGPLHFGGIFWWKASTEGFRAEHREEMKQQTSEALNVFVGASWGGFGVSAGADLDVSKSSSQASVLGRAGESSHTAIRLNVVNTGGPPDSASFHQWKMGLMSDNRTWCLIDRGFELIPVWDVILYNHSGDFKSVGQMSRALRAAYKELTCQCIGTIFGKEIESAVQEARDFLGIVKTWEVTVDERKLLMLMEVKDDLNAKTRNPSVWINVCLSDKALQDFLVNTVRSCQESPPENNSCIKVMLRSLLDPHIYSVKDFPEASFIMQWIFQTGHPLPRSPKVSELGELIKTLQQMKEHIHAVTYAPGSSASAIHEAKIEATMTSSLTIYSLLQSLQEQGQKEMELLVLLIATSTGYQVESSTFQHLLGHPEIQYMAKEMEAAHEEYVNLKEQDANRAEASLLLTGLTVTPESQELSPEQKRERLVFMEDHMKCSWSTRIKNLLQKHRGDEDWEKLEHNLHSLISGCLNDKWDEERMQNILRDMEDTFPTPELPSQSQSKLDSSQSNANETTEKKEFLQLLKRLGLESRYPRKMGMGDFHTICKTSLQDSQPIQDTELPLYFLQKLLTLDYGLRYLTCWDENSPGLAPMSETAEQKDEPSDFFENFLDNLKEAATELGGTDGHVHPMDLQMAIFHCADDFLRQTLATKLAFCQLALPLLVPNPCTSHIEFPLYALSQIQRSWKEVQKSGKQAGGKTYNNILIVQAQTPIVSFFRIGSSASSSKSQLLNALLSRRKHDTFFHRHCRGSTRERLLMEGVVEIAWYCPRGSPDDTFECCVAFCNLHGDARDHGAQLQFLQEISSVNVALVSNLEHIDSRGKKLLQDLWQSQRPLVCLLTEKENIAAGQASKNTTIGIKNRNEAELMEQLTKTIGNLLKGSNTRFSLDACMDKARQHGFVVDADQPACVTAKAKAKELVDLLKKEKLSEIKSQLLPLQGKLWYQWCKKDKELTRLQEKRNKSIEHHRSQIENEKAELRRKQLEQAFPLNSLMKSFLVFLQTQPADTKKYFLQWMKVFMSDLSCGRVEELRRDYHSLWSEILARKKSQEKTSKNAQLLSRLDALSDEINDSSISLEHLLREVGQIYEALELMKTKNYSFVKLPEIAAELMVMGYPVELMDGDASYLPLRWVGAIFDSLIERLGDKRVFVLSVLGIQSTGKSTLLNAMFGLQFNVSAGRCTRGAFMQLIPVGEELQQDLGFDFVLVVDTEGLRAIEVANKQSLNHDNELATFVIGVGNLTVINIFGENPSEMQDVLQISVQAFLRMKKVNLSPSCLFVHQNVGEITAKEKNMEGRRRLQEKLDEMTVVAAQQEFCDVSSFSDVIGFDVNTHIHYFAHLWEGNPPMAPPNPTYSQNVQQLKSKIFQATQKESKRSILRLSSLKDRVGDLWNALLNENFVFSFKNSLEIAAYRKLESAFSQWTWRLRSHILDIQRRLDNKIRNGDLQTVPREELEGLVQETSDAIEKEVEKYFREDKDCETLVQWKLSTELKLKELKETLLLETKKKCENLIELQKEQRKLDARKLEYEDELLRRSREVAVTLKGKSLSEGELEDNFTLVWNQWIAEVSRDARPPEQVDIDTEIEDVLLEHFKEPGFHERIRSFPKERGFSFDKEKHITKKKYFGLISDPRSIANDGVSKLQDITENIIATVRANIDKKEQEKRDYSRSFIHEILNEVRKGVNSVPSNAKCTFNREYSTDLSLYLCKMAAERFKAMHEAFQKANDPVVYLRSKREDFFQCFQISCQGATSITSFAGFLCNKIELALRRAIYERTSKDIAEDMQGKFPDFRGNRANLEVSILRHLAEQENFEYFKQYLKFPKDFFQKYIETRVKSYCLDDSRRLQKFLESSLNLLYRNILSAVSLSTQIVKDRKDREDKVSLWLDEFCRKLTEVISLPRSDLKGLEHQEVTDIEFLSSVIAKALDELRDRLKKEFADADLSSFSRQPHTILAEHFSGCWEQCPFCGAVCTNTMQGHDGDHQVIFHRPQGVTGWKWYGTDQLSTGICSSRVASDCTFTFDGSQWFPYKTYRNAGPPLSTWKILPDSSTQAYWKWFVSHFRTQLEALYNKKFQGRGEIPEAWQRITKQEALSELDKR, from the coding sequence GCCACCACCAAAGAAACCCTTGGCAGATATGCTGGAGAGCATCcagaagcagctggagcagcaggagttgTCAGCAGTCACGATGGAGAGCATccctgacacagagctgctgcagcggGCATCGGGGGGACTGGCCCTGCAGGGCATCTACAGAAGCAGCAGACCTGAAGATGTGCTGGCAAAGcgagagcagctcctcagggttCCTGAGGGATTCCAGCTCACCGGTCTGGAGCAGGGATCGCTGCTTGAGAGGAAGGAgttctcctcctctgcagcagaatcCACTTTCACCAAGTCCATGGAGCAGCTGGGCTTCAGTGTGAGTGTTTCTGCCAAAGCCTCATTCTGGTGTGTTCATCTGGGAGCAGGTGTAGactacagcagctcctcacaaTCACAGGACACCCACCaatcctgctctgagcagagctaTTTTTGCACCAGCATGTACCAGTACATCCCTCTGGCCTCCTGCTACTTCCAAAGGCATCAGCTTCGCCTCTCGGATGcggctctgcaggagctgcaagACATGGAGCAGCTTTTGAGCGTCACTCAGGAAGACAAGGCCCCTCTGCTGAATAGGTGTGAGAGGTTCTTCAGCAGGTTTGGGTCCCACATAAACGAGGGTCCGCTCCACTTTGGGGGAATATTCTGGTGGAAGGCGTCGACAGAAGGATTCCGAGCCGAGCACAGGGAAGAGATGAAGCAACAAACGTCTGAAGCACTGAACGTTTTTGTAGGGGCCAgctggggtggctttggggtCAGTGCTGGGGCTGACCTGGATGTTTCTAAATCCAGCTCACAGGCTTCTGTcctggggagagctggagagagttCCCATACAGCAATTCGGCTCAACGTGGTAAACACAGGGGGCCCACCAGACTCAGCTTCTTTTCATCAGTGGAAAATGGGGCTCATGTCAGATAACAGAACGTGGTGCCTTATTGACCGTGGCTTTGAGCTGATCCCAGTGTGGGATGTCATCCTGTACAATCACAGTGGGGATTTTAAGTCTGTCGGTCAGATGAGCAGAGCACTCAGGGCTGCATACAAAGAGCTGACCTGTCAGTGCATTGGCACCATTTTTGGGAAGGAAATAGAAAGTGCAGTGCAAGAGGCCAGAGATTTCCTGGGGATTGTGAAGACCTGGGAGGTGACGGTGGATGAAAGGAAGCTGCTCATGCTGATGGAGGTAAAAGATGATCTGAATGCAAAAACCAGGAACCCCAGTGTGTGGATCAACGTGTGCCTGTCAGACAAAGCCCTGCAGGACTTCCTGGTGAACACCGTGCGGAGCTGCCAGGAGTCACCTCCAGAAAACAACAGCTGTATCAAGGTCATGTTGAGAAGCCTCCTGGATCCTCATATCTACTCTGTCAAGGACTTCCCCGAGGCTTCCTTCATTATGCAATGGATCTTCCAGACTGGGCACCCACTTCCCAGATCTCCCAAAGTCTCAGAGCTTGGAGAGCTCATCAAAACCCTGCAGCAAATGAAGGAGCACATCCATGCTGTCACCTACGCACCAGGAAGCTCTGCTTCTGCCATTCATGAAGCAAAGATAGAAGCCACCATGACCAGCAGCCTCACCATTTATTCCTTACTCCAGTCTCTCCAGGAACAGGGTCAGAAGGAGATGGAACTGTTGGTGCTCTTGATTGCAACCAGCACAGGGTACCAGGTGGAAAGCAGCACTTTCCAGCACCTCCTTGGACACCCAGAAATTCAGTACATGGCCAAGGAAATGGAAGCGGCACATGAGGAGTACGTGAACCTGAAGGAGCAAGATGCCAACAGAGCTGAGGCCTCCCTTCTGCTGACGGGTCTGACTGTGACACCAGAAAGTCAAGAGCTGTCCCCTGAGCAGAAGAGGGAGCGTTTAGTTTTCATGGAAGATCACATGAAGTGTTCGTGGTCCACACGGATAAAGAATCTGCTTCAAAAGCACAGAGGAGACGAAGACTGGGAGAAGCTGGAACATAACTTGCATTCCTTGATCAGTGGGTGTTTGAATGACAAATGGGATGAAGAGAGGATGCAGAACATACTCAGAGACATGGAAGACACTTTTCCAACACCTGAGCTGCCCAGTCAGTCCCAATCAAAGTTAGATAGTAGCCAGTCAAATGCAAATGAAACCACTGAAAAGAAGGAGTTCCTCCAGTTGCTCAAGCGCCTGGGACTAGAAAGTCGCTATCCAAGAAAAATGGGGATGGGAGATTTCCACACCATCTGCAAGACATCTCTGCAGGACAGCCAGCCCATCCAGGACACAGAACTGCCGTTATACTTCTTGCAAAAGTTGTTAACCCTCGATTATGGGTTGAGGTACCTGACTTGCTGGGATGAGAACAGCCCAGGCCTTGCACCCATGTCAGAAACTGCAGAGCAAAAGGATGAGCCATCAGACTTCTTTGAAAACTTTCTTGATAATCTGAAGGAAGCAGCCACTGAACTTGGAGGCACGGATGGCCATGTGCACCCCATGGACCTGCAGATGGCCATTTTCCATTGTGCTGATGACTTCCTGAGACAGACCCTTGCAACCAAGTTGGCGTTCTGCCAActggccctgcctctgctggtGCCCAACCCGTGCACTTCACACATTGAGTTCCCGCTCTACGCCCTCAGCCAAATCCAAAGGAGCTGGAAAGAGGTGCAGAAGTCAGGAAAGCAGGCCGGAGGAAAAACTTATAACAACATACTCATCGTTCAGGCACAGACACCCATCGTGTCCTTCTTCCGCATTGGCAGCTCGGCCTCCTCTTCCAAGTCTCAGCTCCTGAACGCTCTGCTGAGCAGACGCAAACACGACACTTTCTTCCACCgccactgcagaggcagcaccagGGAGCGTTTGCTGATGGAAGGGGTGGTGGAGATCGCCTGGTACTGCCCCCGTGGAAGCCCTGATGACACCTTTGAGTGCTGCGTGGCTTTCTGTAACCTGCATGGAGACGCCAGGGATCACGGAGcacagctgcagttcctgcaggagATATCTTCTGTCAATGTGGCTCTTGTGTCCAATTTAGAACACATTGACAGTAGGGGGAAAAAGCTTCTGCAAGACCTGTGGCAATCACAAAGGCCTTTGGTTTGTCTTCtcacagaaaaagagaacattGCAGCTGGACAAGCCAGTAAAAATACAACAATAGGGATCAAGAATAGAAATGAAGCAGAATTGATGGAACAGCTGACCAAGACAATTGGGAATCTCCTGAAAGGGTCTAATACACGTTTCAGCCTGGATGCCTGCATGGACAAAGCTCGCCAGCATGGATTCGTAGTGGATGCAGATCAACCGGCGTGTGTGACAGCCAAAGCAAAGGCAAAGGAGCTGGTGGACCTTCTGAAGAAAGAGAAGCTGTCTGAGATcaaatcccagctgctgccGCTTCAAGGAAAACTGTGGTACCAGTGGTGCAAAAAGGACAAAGAACTCACTCGcttgcaggagaagaggaacaagagcatTGAGCACCATCGCAGCCAAATTGAAAACGAGAAGGCAGAACTAAGAAGAAAGCAACTTGAGCAAGCTTTCCCCCTCAACTCACTGATGAAATCATTCCTTGTTTTTCTCCAAACCCAGCCAGCAGATACcaagaaatatttcctgcagTGGATGAAGGTCTTTATGAGTGACCTGTCCTGCGGTCGAGTTGAAGAACTGAGGAGAGACTATCACAGCTTGTGGTCTGAAATCCTggcaagaaagaaaagccaggaaaaaaccAGTAAAAATGCTCAGCTGCTGAGTCGCTTGGATGCCCTCTCTGATGAAATCAATGATTCATCCATCAGCCTGGAGCACCTTCTGAGAGAGGTAGGGCAGATTTATGAAGCTCTGGAATTAATGAAGACAAAGAATTACAGTTTTGTCAAACTGCCAGAAATTGCAGCAGAGCTCATGGTTATGGGATATCCTGTGGAGCTGATGGATGGGGATGCTTCTTACCTGCCCTTGCGCTGGGTGGGAGCAATCTTTGACAGCTTAATTGAGAGGCTGGGGGACAAACGAGTGtttgtgctctctgtgctcGGCATCCAGAGCACGGGCAAGTCCACCCTGCTGAATGCCATGTTTGGTCTGCAGTTCAACGTCAGCGCGGGGAGATGCACCCGTGGAGCCTTTATGCAGCTCATCCCAGTGGGcgaggagctgcagcaagacCTGGGCTTTGATTTTGTGCTGGTGGTTGACACAGAGGGACTTCGTGCAATTGAGGTGGCCAATAAACAGTCCCTGAACCATGACAACGAGCTGGCCACCTTTGTCATTGGTGTTGGCAACTTGACTGTGATCAATATCTTTGGAGAAAATCCATCTGAAATGCAAGATGTTCTCCAGATCTCTGTGCAGGCTTTCCTGAGGATGAAGAAAGTCAATCTTTCCCCAAGCTGTCTCTTTGTCCACCAAAACGTGGGAGAAATTACTGCCAAGGAGAAGAACATGGAAGGACGAAGGCGTTTGCAGGAAAAGCTGGATGAAATGACCGTGGTAGCTGCTCAGCAGGAATTCTGTGACGTCTCCTCCTTCAGCGATGTCATTGGCTTTGACGTGAACACCCACATTCACTACTTTGCTCACTTGTGGGAAGGAAACCCCCCTATGGCACCACCCAACCCCACCTACAGCCAGAATGTCCAGCAACTCAAGAGCAAAATCTTCCAGGCTACCCAAAAGGAGTCAAAGCGCAGCATTTTGAGGCTGTCGAGCCTGAAAGATCGTGTTGGCGACCTCTGGAATGCTTTGCTGAatgaaaactttgttttcagCTTCAAGAATTCCCTGGAGATTGCTGCCTACAGGAAACTGGAAAGTGCCTTTAGTCAGTGGACCTGGAGGCTGAGGAGTCACATCTTAGACATTCAGAGGAGACTTGACAACAAAATTCGGAATGGGGACTTGCAGACCGTCCCCCGAGAAGAGCTTGAAGGGCTGGTGCAAGAGACAAGTGATGCCATTGAGAAAGAAGTGGAAAAGTATTTCAGGGAAGACAAAGACTGTGAGACATTGGTGCAGTGGAAATTAAGCACAGAGCTGAAGCTGAAAGAACTAAAAGAGACTCTTCttcttgaaacaaaaaagaaatgtgagaaTCTGATTGAGCTacagaaggagcagaggaaacTGGATGCAAGGAAGTTGGAATATGAAGATGAGCTCCTGAGAAGGAGTAGGGAGGTGGCTGTGACTCTGAAAGGGAAGAGCCTCAGTGAGGGAGAACTGGAGGACAACTTTACTCTTGTCTGGAACCAGTGGATTGCCGAAGTCTCCCGTGATGCTCGTCCACCAGAACAGGTGGATATCGATACAGAAATTGAAGATGTCCTTCTAGAGCACTTTAAGGAGCCAGGTTTCCATGAACGGATCAGGTCATTTCCCAAAGAGAGAGGATTTTCTTTTGACAAAGAGAAACACATcacaaagaaaaagtattttggcTTAATCTCAGATCCCAGGAGCATTGCCAATGATGGTGTGAGCAAGTTGCAGGACATCACAGAAAACATCATAGCGACTGTGAGGGCAAACATTGATAAAAAAGAACAGGAGAAACGCGATTACAGTCGAAGTTTTATTCATGAAATACTCAATGAAGTAAGAAAAGGTGTGAACTCTGTCCCCAGCAAtgcaaaatgtacttttaaCAGGGAGTACAGCACAGATTTGTCTCTGTATCTGTGCAAAATGGCAGCAGAAAGGTTTAAAGCCATGCATGAAGCATTCCAAAAGGCAAATGACCCAGTTGTGTACCTGAGGAGCAAGAGAGAAGATTTCTTCCAATGTTTCCAGATTTCTTGCCAAGGAGCCACTTCAATCACATCTTTTGCTGGTTTCCTTTGTAACAAGATTGAACTGGCTCTTCGCCGGGCGATCTATGAGAGGACATCTAAAGACATTGCTGAGGATATGCAGGGCAAATTCCCAGATTTCAGAGGCAACAGAGCCAATCTGGAAGTTTCCATACTGAGACACCTGGCAGAACAAGAAAATTTTGAATATTTCAAGCAGTATCTTAAGTttccaaaagatttttttcagaaatacattGAGACAAGAGTGAAGAGTTACTGTTTAGATGACAGCAGGAGGTTGCAGAAATTTTTAGAGTCCTCCCTTAATCTTCTCTATCGAAACATCCTGTCAGCAGTTTCTTTATCAACCCAAATtgtcaaagacagaaaagacagagaagaCAAAGTCTCTCTTTGGTTGGATGAGTTTTGCAGGAAACTGACAGAGGTGATCAGCTTGCCCAGAAGTGACCTGAAGGGCCTTGAGCACCAGGAGGTCACAGACATTGAGTTCCTGAGCAGCGTCATAGCAAAAGCTCTGGATGAGCTGAGGGACAGGCTCAAGAAAGAATTTGCTGATGCTGACCTGAGCTCATTTTCAAGGCAGCCTCACACCATCCTGGCAGAGCATTTTTCAGGGTGCTGGGAACAGTGTCCCTTTTGTGGGGCTGTCTGCACAAACACCATGCAGGGACATGATGGGGACCATCAGGTGATTTTCCATCGCCCACAAGGTGTGACAGGATGGAAGTGGTATGGGACAGACCAGCTGAGCACTGGTATTTGTTCCAGCCGTGTTGCAAGTGACTGCACTTTCACTTTTGATGGTAGCCAATGGTTCCCCTACAAGACGTACCGTAATGCTGGACCTCCTCTTTCCACTtggaaaattcttcctgattCCTCCACGCAGGCGTACTGGAAATGGTTTGTGTCTCATTTCAGGACACAGCTGGAAGCTTTGTACAACAAGAAATttcagggaagaggagaaatcCCTGAGGCGTGGCAGAGAATTACCAAGCAGGAAGCACTGTCCGAGCTGGACAAGCGTTAG